A window from Paraburkholderia acidiphila encodes these proteins:
- a CDS encoding glycoside hydrolase family 28 protein, producing MATHDNDDPLLSEGRTNAPASPKRRAFMAFAGASAGASLLAASRGAAAADSMFPTPATFGGHLPQPPGHAAGDPIWGPDGQATAIIRRLSHVDRSLFNRAEFHVTSYGARTLPASALITSTAWPSGKIPWVTGGTEQTAHPTSDLQSPGSGVMVPCDYTGTQYDSCTAFNAAIVDASRAGGGRVVIPAGNWYCGGPIVLLSHVNLHLESGCTIYFSPNPADYAKNGPYKTANGNLYHTRWQANDCLNFGSPIYAFRQTNIALTADDNTCVLNGQAMTPIQPSTQAPTSCWWTFKGSSNTYGCAGSTTPSQAYANPNNVALTSLPASLIQNPQANVSFTNQYGATSSLMTLLTGTGWNQDQNYLPALSELRVPFENRIFGNGHYLRPCMIEFIGCTNVYLQNYHTQNTPFWQHHPTDCTNVVIDGVFADSVGPNNDGFDPDACNHVLVQNVQFNTGDDCIAIKSGKYLDTEYGPMQNIVVQNCTMQSGHGGLTIGSEMSAGVRNVYARNLTMQNENWASNPLNIALRFKSNMNRGGFINNVWINGVTLSNGVNLAGKYGGGSLGAAISKITGTGTTGLATNPSTGQGGLITFDCDYSPSGDAVRWSPSVISNINITNVNASNVSGGVSYSMPSGFTAGSNSCFQAIVMQGPEAVDYNGPLPVPTVSPISGVTISNCNLGNPVCTGAVPTTPATSASAAPGPVFASNVSGITLTNVVIAGTTYNTSLTAPAT from the coding sequence ATGGCAACACACGACAACGACGATCCCCTGCTCTCCGAAGGCCGCACCAACGCGCCCGCCTCGCCCAAACGGCGCGCGTTCATGGCCTTTGCCGGCGCGTCCGCGGGCGCAAGCCTGCTCGCGGCCAGCCGCGGCGCGGCAGCAGCAGACTCCATGTTCCCCACGCCTGCCACGTTCGGCGGCCACCTTCCGCAGCCGCCCGGCCACGCAGCCGGCGACCCGATCTGGGGCCCGGACGGTCAGGCCACGGCCATCATCAGGAGGCTCTCCCACGTCGATCGTTCGCTCTTCAACCGCGCCGAATTTCACGTGACGAGCTACGGTGCGCGCACGCTCCCCGCCTCCGCGTTGATCACGTCGACCGCGTGGCCGAGCGGCAAGATTCCATGGGTGACGGGCGGCACGGAACAAACCGCGCACCCGACCAGCGACCTGCAAAGCCCGGGCTCGGGCGTCATGGTCCCGTGCGATTACACGGGCACGCAATACGACTCATGCACCGCGTTCAATGCCGCGATTGTCGACGCGAGCCGCGCCGGCGGCGGCCGCGTGGTCATCCCGGCGGGCAACTGGTATTGCGGCGGCCCGATCGTGTTGCTGAGCCATGTGAACCTCCATCTGGAATCGGGCTGCACGATCTATTTCAGTCCGAACCCGGCGGACTACGCGAAGAATGGCCCGTACAAAACGGCGAACGGCAATCTGTACCACACGCGCTGGCAGGCAAACGACTGCCTGAATTTCGGCTCGCCAATATACGCATTCCGCCAGACCAACATTGCCTTGACCGCCGACGACAACACCTGCGTGCTCAACGGTCAGGCGATGACGCCGATCCAACCCAGCACCCAGGCGCCAACCTCCTGCTGGTGGACCTTCAAGGGAAGCAGCAACACCTACGGCTGCGCGGGCTCGACAACGCCCTCGCAGGCTTATGCGAATCCGAACAACGTCGCGCTCACCAGCCTCCCCGCCTCGCTGATACAGAACCCGCAGGCCAACGTCTCGTTCACGAATCAGTACGGCGCGACGAGTTCGCTGATGACCCTGCTCACGGGCACGGGCTGGAACCAGGACCAGAACTATCTGCCCGCGCTCTCCGAGTTGCGCGTGCCGTTCGAGAACCGTATTTTCGGCAACGGCCACTATCTGCGGCCGTGCATGATCGAGTTCATCGGCTGCACGAACGTGTACTTGCAGAACTATCACACGCAGAACACGCCGTTCTGGCAGCACCATCCCACTGACTGCACGAACGTGGTGATCGACGGCGTGTTTGCCGACAGCGTCGGACCGAACAACGACGGCTTCGATCCGGACGCGTGCAACCACGTGCTGGTGCAGAACGTTCAGTTCAACACCGGCGACGACTGCATCGCGATCAAGTCCGGCAAGTATCTCGACACCGAGTACGGTCCGATGCAGAACATCGTCGTGCAAAACTGCACGATGCAAAGCGGGCACGGCGGTCTGACGATCGGCAGCGAAATGAGCGCAGGCGTGCGCAACGTCTACGCTCGCAACCTGACGATGCAAAACGAGAACTGGGCGAGCAATCCGCTGAACATCGCGCTGCGGTTCAAGAGCAACATGAACCGCGGCGGGTTCATCAACAACGTCTGGATCAACGGCGTGACGCTGTCCAACGGCGTGAACCTCGCCGGGAAGTACGGCGGCGGGTCGCTAGGCGCCGCGATCAGCAAGATCACGGGTACGGGAACGACGGGGCTCGCGACGAATCCGTCCACGGGCCAGGGCGGCCTGATCACGTTCGACTGCGATTACAGCCCGTCCGGCGACGCAGTGCGCTGGAGTCCGTCCGTGATCAGCAACATCAACATCACGAACGTGAACGCGAGCAACGTGTCGGGCGGGGTGTCGTACTCGATGCCTTCGGGCTTCACGGCCGGGTCGAACTCGTGCTTCCAGGCAATCGTCATGCAGGGCCCCGAGGCCGTCGATTACAACGGCCCGCTGCCGGTGCCGACCGTGAGCCCGATCAGCGGCGTCACGATCTCGAACTGCAATCTCGGCAACCCGGTGTGCACGGGCGCAGTGCCGACCACGCCCGCAACGTCCGCATCGGCCGCGCCGGGCCCGGTCTTCGCGAGCAATGTGAGCGGCATTACGCTGACCAACGTGGTGATCGCAGGCACCACGTACAACACGTCGCTGACCGCGCCGGCAACCTGA
- a CDS encoding response regulator transcription factor, translating into MKIRIILADSQPLAIAGARHFLASVNTIDIVGTARNSGEVVEQLDRVACDILISEYSMPNGNYGDGLAYFSFLKRRYPNLKIIVYTTVDVPSLLAEIARIGICSVVSKASDMEQLILAINTVLAGNTHFPKLPAVRKPDSGRLSAKEAEVIRLFASGLTIAEISHRLSRSKKTISSHKSNAKQKLGIGSDAGLFSSLCMPSAFSAAY; encoded by the coding sequence ATGAAAATCCGCATTATCCTGGCCGACAGCCAGCCATTGGCCATTGCCGGCGCCCGGCATTTTCTTGCCAGTGTGAATACGATTGATATTGTGGGTACTGCCCGAAACTCGGGAGAAGTCGTAGAGCAGTTGGACCGAGTCGCGTGCGACATACTGATTTCGGAATACAGCATGCCGAACGGAAACTATGGAGATGGTCTTGCATACTTTTCTTTTCTGAAACGGCGCTATCCCAATCTGAAAATCATTGTGTACACGACGGTTGATGTCCCTTCATTACTAGCTGAAATCGCTCGCATAGGGATATGCTCAGTGGTCAGCAAGGCAAGTGATATGGAGCAGTTGATTCTTGCGATAAATACCGTGCTTGCTGGCAATACACATTTCCCAAAACTTCCCGCAGTCAGGAAACCCGACTCCGGGCGCCTCAGTGCGAAGGAGGCCGAGGTCATTCGTCTTTTCGCATCTGGTCTCACGATCGCGGAAATATCCCATAGATTGAGTCGAAGCAAGAAGACGATAAGTTCGCATAAGTCCAATGCCAAGCAGAAACTCGGCATCGGAAGCGACGCTGGTCTATTTTCTTCACTTTGCATGCCGAGCGCATTTTCTGCGGCTTACTAA
- a CDS encoding zinc-dependent alcohol dehydrogenase family protein, giving the protein MKAAVLRAPGGLDRIELRDIAEPGAPAAGEIRVELHATSLNFHDLLVANGAIPTADGRVLMSDGAGVVSAVGPGVTEFKRGDPVVSCFFPQWTDGSPWQAVGNFAQTPGDGADGFATLHAVRPASAFTLAPRGWTHAEAATITTAGLTAWRALVADGGLKAGDTVLTLGTGGVSIAAVQIARMMGASVIVTSSSDDKLARAKALGADHVVNYRQHEKWGALVRDLTGGKGVDHVIEVGGPGTLAQSIDAVRVGGHIALIGVLTGREGTVPTSVLMAKQARLQGLIVGSRRQQQAYVAALDQAGIRPVLDRTFGLDELADAFRHQQAGAHFGKVCAAW; this is encoded by the coding sequence ATGAAGGCCGCCGTGCTGCGTGCGCCGGGTGGCCTCGACCGGATCGAGTTGCGCGATATCGCCGAGCCCGGCGCGCCCGCTGCCGGCGAGATCCGCGTGGAGTTGCATGCCACGTCGCTCAATTTTCACGATCTGCTGGTGGCCAACGGCGCCATCCCCACTGCGGACGGCCGTGTGCTGATGTCGGATGGGGCGGGCGTGGTGTCGGCCGTGGGCCCGGGCGTGACGGAGTTCAAGCGCGGCGACCCCGTGGTGTCGTGCTTCTTTCCGCAATGGACGGACGGCTCGCCGTGGCAGGCCGTCGGCAACTTCGCGCAGACGCCCGGCGACGGCGCGGACGGCTTCGCGACCTTGCACGCCGTGCGGCCCGCGAGCGCCTTCACGCTCGCGCCGCGCGGCTGGACCCATGCGGAGGCCGCCACGATCACCACGGCGGGGCTCACGGCATGGCGCGCGCTGGTGGCCGACGGCGGCCTCAAGGCGGGCGATACCGTGCTGACGCTCGGTACCGGCGGCGTGTCGATCGCGGCGGTGCAGATCGCGCGGATGATGGGCGCTTCGGTCATCGTCACTTCATCGTCGGACGACAAACTCGCTCGTGCGAAAGCGCTAGGCGCCGACCATGTGGTCAACTACCGGCAGCACGAAAAGTGGGGCGCGCTCGTGCGCGACCTGACGGGCGGCAAGGGCGTGGATCATGTGATCGAAGTCGGCGGACCGGGCACGCTCGCCCAGTCGATCGACGCGGTGCGCGTGGGCGGCCACATCGCGCTGATCGGCGTGTTGACCGGACGCGAAGGCACTGTGCCGACCTCAGTGCTCATGGCGAAACAGGCGCGCCTGCAGGGCTTGATCGTCGGCAGCCGGCGCCAGCAGCAAGCGTACGTCGCGGCGCTCGACCAGGCCGGCATTCGCCCGGTGCTCGACCGAACGTTCGGGCTGGACGAGCTTGCCGATGCGTTTCGTCATCAGCAGGCCGGGGCGCATTTCGGCAAGGTCTGCGCGGCGTGGTGA
- a CDS encoding LysR substrate-binding domain-containing protein, which produces MIRAYRDAHPDIAIELSEINAAEIIEMMMNGQVDVAILRKPIETPAELRFERIAQEHMLLVLPVGHRLAGPRAVSLKRLAGEPFIFVRRPGAPGMYADFVRACEAQGVELRVVDEVPRMVTAINLVAAGGGVTLVPASMRRYQQESVRYCRVAGDEAFRAPLHLVTKPAVRNPAVERFRETVFAYVEHSREPGQVA; this is translated from the coding sequence GTGATCCGCGCGTATCGCGATGCGCATCCCGACATCGCCATCGAGCTTAGCGAGATCAACGCCGCCGAGATCATCGAGATGATGATGAACGGACAGGTCGATGTCGCGATCCTGCGCAAGCCGATCGAGACGCCGGCTGAGTTGCGTTTCGAGCGCATCGCTCAGGAGCACATGCTGCTCGTGCTGCCGGTGGGGCACAGGCTGGCGGGTCCGCGAGCGGTGTCGCTCAAGCGCCTCGCGGGCGAGCCGTTCATTTTCGTGCGGCGGCCCGGCGCCCCCGGCATGTACGCCGATTTCGTACGCGCCTGCGAAGCCCAGGGCGTGGAACTGCGCGTGGTCGACGAAGTGCCGCGCATGGTCACGGCGATCAATCTCGTGGCCGCGGGCGGCGGCGTGACGCTCGTGCCGGCTTCCATGCGGCGCTATCAGCAGGAAAGCGTGCGCTACTGCCGCGTGGCCGGGGACGAGGCGTTTCGCGCACCGCTTCATCTCGTGACGAAGCCCGCCGTGCGCAATCCGGCGGTGGAGCGGTTTCGCGAAACCGTGTTTGCGTACGTGGAACATTCGCGCGAGCCTGGCCAAGTCGCTTAA
- a CDS encoding OsmC family protein, whose protein sequence is MVKATRRGEPYCVTVSNGRFELLADTHKNGTGGAAGMRPHELLESALAACVCISIEMAAARAGVSVPNPIVEVNVERSDEATRFRVAVRCEAPLSDAARVIVRAAVPQSPVAQTLGRAVQVELGEVVADT, encoded by the coding sequence ATGGTCAAGGCAACGAGGCGCGGTGAACCGTATTGCGTAACTGTCAGTAACGGCCGCTTTGAACTGCTCGCCGATACGCACAAGAACGGCACGGGCGGCGCGGCTGGCATGCGTCCGCACGAACTGCTCGAAAGTGCGCTGGCGGCCTGCGTGTGCATCTCGATCGAGATGGCGGCGGCGCGCGCGGGCGTGAGCGTGCCGAATCCGATTGTCGAGGTGAACGTCGAGCGTAGCGACGAGGCAACTCGCTTTCGCGTTGCTGTGCGCTGCGAAGCGCCGTTGAGTGATGCTGCGCGCGTGATCGTGCGCGCGGCTGTGCCGCAATCGCCGGTGGCGCAGACGTTGGGGCGCGCGGTGCAGGTGGAGTTGGGGGAGGTGGTCGCCGATACGTGA
- a CDS encoding VIT1/CCC1 transporter family protein encodes MSTIMPAGHAEPERREPVLNTVDRVCEICFGLFMALTFVGAVKAVTAGEDEGYKMFFAALGCNLAWGLADAVMYLVRTLADRGQRLQLAQTVKREQDPVAAVRALRDALPEKLEPLVDDADLERIRARLAAAPTLPPRANFVSGDFVGALGIFLLVVLGTFPVALPFLIVSDVTTALIASRVLTLAMLFIAGFALGRYTGAGAMKAGVAMIALGIVLTMAIIKLGG; translated from the coding sequence ATGAGCACTATCATGCCGGCCGGACACGCCGAACCGGAGCGGCGCGAACCGGTTCTCAATACCGTCGACCGTGTCTGTGAAATATGTTTCGGTCTGTTCATGGCACTGACATTCGTCGGCGCCGTCAAGGCGGTCACCGCAGGCGAAGACGAGGGATACAAGATGTTCTTCGCCGCACTTGGATGCAATCTTGCGTGGGGCCTGGCGGACGCCGTGATGTATCTCGTGCGTACGCTCGCCGATCGAGGGCAACGTTTGCAACTTGCCCAGACCGTTAAGCGCGAGCAGGACCCGGTTGCCGCCGTTCGGGCGTTGCGGGACGCATTGCCCGAGAAACTGGAACCGCTCGTCGACGATGCGGACCTCGAGCGGATCCGTGCGCGCCTCGCGGCAGCCCCGACATTGCCACCCCGCGCGAATTTCGTGAGCGGTGATTTTGTCGGAGCGCTGGGCATCTTTCTGCTGGTTGTCCTGGGAACGTTTCCGGTCGCGTTGCCGTTCCTTATCGTCAGCGATGTGACGACGGCACTCATCGCCTCGCGCGTGCTTACGCTCGCGATGCTCTTCATCGCCGGCTTTGCGCTGGGGCGCTACACCGGCGCTGGGGCAATGAAGGCAGGCGTCGCGATGATCGCGCTGGGTATAGTGCTTACGATGGCAATCATCAAGCTGGGTGGCTAA
- a CDS encoding OmpA family protein, translated as MLVSSVYNDAAARALNNGRHFIDGSVPFQPIYGQKNWPPVETREKWVSALQEIERTNQRASQSPCRGEDAGRLSALTDEAWKEQDETHGTHWVHGWDSIKRAQKLAQQVNGELDKCVPPPVVQAPVVAVPVSAAPVLAKPVSLSADALFDFDKAVLKPEGQREVVLLAQQVRAAGVKLNVLTVKGYTDRFGSAAHNRRLSQQRAQAVADALQAQGVTAGRFVIEGLGTANPVAQCPGKKATSSVVACLMPNRRVEISAK; from the coding sequence GTGCTCGTGTCGAGTGTCTACAACGACGCGGCGGCGCGCGCGTTGAACAACGGCCGTCATTTCATCGACGGCAGCGTGCCCTTCCAGCCGATCTACGGCCAGAAAAACTGGCCGCCGGTCGAAACGCGCGAGAAGTGGGTGAGCGCGCTGCAGGAAATCGAGCGTACGAACCAGCGCGCGTCGCAGTCGCCATGCCGCGGCGAGGATGCGGGTCGTCTGTCTGCGCTGACCGACGAAGCGTGGAAGGAGCAGGACGAAACGCACGGCACGCACTGGGTGCACGGCTGGGACAGCATCAAGCGCGCGCAGAAGCTCGCGCAGCAGGTGAACGGCGAGCTCGACAAGTGCGTGCCGCCGCCTGTGGTGCAGGCGCCTGTCGTTGCGGTGCCGGTCAGCGCGGCGCCGGTGCTCGCGAAGCCCGTTTCGCTTTCCGCCGATGCGTTGTTCGATTTCGACAAAGCCGTGCTCAAGCCCGAAGGTCAACGCGAAGTCGTACTGCTCGCGCAGCAGGTGCGCGCCGCAGGCGTGAAGCTCAACGTGCTCACGGTCAAAGGCTATACCGACCGGTTTGGATCAGCCGCGCACAACCGCCGTCTCTCGCAGCAACGGGCGCAGGCCGTGGCCGACGCGCTTCAGGCGCAGGGCGTGACGGCAGGGCGTTTCGTCATCGAAGGGCTTGGCACTGCCAATCCCGTGGCGCAGTGTCCGGGCAAGAAGGCAACGTCGTCCGTTGTGGCGTGTCTCATGCCGAATCGGCGTGTGGAGATCTCCGCGAAATAG
- a CDS encoding LysR family transcriptional regulator produces the protein MLDLNLLRALDALLDERNVTRAAQRLSLTQPAVSAMLTRLRESFGDPLFVRSQRGIVPTERALQLAAPLKQVLGEIDQMLQPQAFAPAESGMTLTLASTDYALRAVVVPFLARLRERAPGVRAVIVPVQHERLQAQLESGDVDMALITPETTPADLHARRLFDERYVCVMRADHPAAARRLTLERFCALDHALVSYAGGSLSGVTDQALARVGRARRVTVSVNSFLVLPDILLTSDLIAVVPSRLVKDARGGAQGLAVSEPPLEIPGFTKTLAWHERTHRSPGHQWARALLFETCEGLAGEAPR, from the coding sequence ATGCTCGATCTGAACCTCCTGCGGGCGCTCGACGCCCTGCTCGACGAACGCAACGTCACGCGCGCCGCGCAGCGTCTGTCGCTCACGCAACCGGCTGTGAGCGCAATGCTGACGCGTCTGCGTGAGAGTTTCGGCGATCCGCTGTTCGTCCGCTCGCAACGTGGCATCGTGCCGACCGAGCGCGCGCTGCAACTGGCCGCGCCGCTCAAGCAGGTGCTCGGCGAAATCGACCAGATGCTGCAACCGCAGGCCTTTGCACCGGCCGAGTCCGGGATGACGCTCACGCTCGCCTCGACCGACTACGCGCTGCGCGCGGTCGTCGTGCCGTTTCTCGCGCGGCTGCGGGAACGGGCGCCCGGCGTGCGGGCCGTGATCGTGCCGGTGCAGCACGAGCGCCTGCAGGCGCAACTGGAAAGCGGCGATGTGGATATGGCCCTGATCACGCCGGAGACTACGCCCGCCGACTTGCACGCGCGGCGCCTCTTCGACGAGCGCTACGTGTGCGTGATGCGCGCGGATCACCCCGCCGCCGCGCGGCGGCTCACGCTGGAGCGCTTTTGCGCGCTCGACCATGCGCTGGTGTCGTATGCGGGCGGGAGCCTGAGCGGCGTGACGGATCAGGCGCTGGCGCGCGTGGGGCGCGCGCGGCGCGTGACGGTGTCGGTGAACAGCTTTCTCGTGCTGCCCGATATTTTGCTGACGAGCGATCTGATTGCGGTCGTACCGTCGCGGCTCGTGAAGGACGCAAGGGGTGGTGCGCAGGGGCTCGCCGTGAGCGAACCGCCGCTCGAGATACCCGGATTCACGAAGACGCTCGCATGGCACGAGCGCACGCATCGCTCGCCGGGACATCAGTGGGCGCGGGCGCTGTTGTTCGAGACGTGTGAGGGGTTGGCGGGTGAGGCGCCGAGGTGA
- a CDS encoding high-potential iron-sulfur protein, producing MPLSRRRFMILAASVASTAALSNESRADAPVLSESDPTAMALGYKADASKVDKTKFPHFQVGQTCANCQLFQGKPGAPNGPCATYGGKIVDAKGWCNAYVKKA from the coding sequence ATGCCGCTTTCCCGTCGTCGCTTCATGATCCTCGCCGCCTCCGTGGCTTCCACGGCGGCGCTTTCCAACGAATCGCGCGCCGACGCGCCGGTGCTCTCCGAGAGCGACCCGACCGCCATGGCGCTCGGCTATAAAGCCGACGCGAGCAAAGTCGATAAAACGAAGTTCCCCCATTTCCAGGTGGGGCAGACCTGCGCGAATTGTCAGCTGTTTCAGGGTAAGCCGGGCGCGCCGAATGGGCCATGCGCGACCTATGGCGGCAAGATCGTCGACGCCAAAGGCTGGTGCAACGCCTATGTGAAAAAGGCTTGA
- a CDS encoding SRPBCC family protein, which translates to MNEIFWPEDYLPGTTDNFCSNEVIVAGLSTADVWPLLNKATVWPSYYSNSADVGFDDNLGPELSAGARFHFKTFGFPVEAKVTEHVPPAAGQPARVAWHGWAEGDEETRLDVIHAWLIEDLSGGRVRVLTQESQKGKPAVELAKTRPNPMINGHQDWLDGLVDAARKAKGARS; encoded by the coding sequence ATGAACGAGATTTTCTGGCCCGAAGACTATTTGCCCGGCACGACCGATAACTTCTGTTCCAACGAAGTGATCGTCGCGGGGCTTTCCACTGCCGACGTGTGGCCGCTGCTGAACAAAGCGACCGTGTGGCCGAGCTATTACAGCAATTCCGCGGACGTCGGCTTCGACGACAACCTCGGCCCCGAGCTGAGCGCGGGCGCACGCTTTCACTTCAAGACCTTCGGCTTTCCGGTAGAGGCCAAAGTGACCGAGCACGTGCCGCCCGCAGCGGGCCAGCCCGCGCGCGTGGCGTGGCACGGCTGGGCCGAGGGCGACGAAGAAACGCGCCTCGACGTGATACACGCATGGCTGATCGAAGACCTGTCCGGCGGACGCGTGCGCGTGCTCACGCAGGAATCGCAGAAGGGCAAGCCCGCCGTGGAACTGGCGAAAACGCGCCCGAATCCGATGATCAACGGGCACCAGGACTGGCTCGACGGCCTCGTCGACGCCGCGCGCAAGGCCAAGGGAGCACGGTCATGA